A window of Phragmitibacter flavus contains these coding sequences:
- a CDS encoding SDR family oxidoreductase: protein MPQMQQNEKPVRPEQKQNQQPGIESAMVPAPESQPRASSAVPKLKNKVALITGGDSGIGRAVALAFAKEGAKLAICYLSEESDANDTLEELNSMDCDAIKLSGDIGDEKVCRELVKKVIATYGRIDILVNNAAEQHPQENFEDISAEQLERTFRTNLFSMFFLTQAALPHLEKGAAIINTTSVTAYRGSSSLVDYSATKGAIVSFTRSLAHALVKRGIRVNAVAPGPIWTPLIPSTFDADKVATFGSDVPLGRAGEPNEVAPSYVFLASHADSSYITGQVLHPNGGEIING from the coding sequence ATGCCCCAGATGCAACAAAACGAAAAGCCGGTGCGTCCGGAACAGAAGCAGAACCAACAACCCGGGATCGAATCCGCGATGGTGCCCGCACCTGAATCGCAGCCGCGCGCCTCCTCTGCCGTTCCCAAACTCAAGAACAAAGTGGCGCTCATCACCGGCGGTGACAGCGGCATCGGCCGGGCGGTGGCACTGGCCTTTGCCAAGGAAGGTGCCAAGCTGGCGATTTGCTATCTCTCCGAAGAATCCGATGCCAACGATACGCTGGAGGAATTGAACTCCATGGATTGCGACGCCATCAAATTGTCCGGAGATATTGGAGATGAGAAAGTTTGCCGGGAGCTGGTCAAGAAAGTCATCGCGACCTACGGACGAATCGACATCCTCGTGAACAACGCCGCCGAACAACACCCGCAGGAAAACTTCGAAGACATCTCTGCGGAGCAACTGGAGCGCACTTTTCGAACCAACCTCTTCTCCATGTTTTTCCTCACCCAGGCTGCGCTTCCCCATCTGGAAAAAGGAGCGGCCATCATCAACACCACCTCTGTCACCGCCTATCGCGGTAGCTCCAGTCTTGTCGATTACTCCGCCACCAAAGGTGCCATCGTTTCCTTCACCCGATCCCTGGCGCACGCGCTGGTCAAGCGCGGCATCCGGGTCAATGCCGTGGCACCAGGACCGATCTGGACTCCGCTGATTCCTTCGACCTTCGATGCGGACAAAGTGGCGACCTTCGGTTCCGATGTTCCCCTTGGTCGCGCTGGAGAGCCGAATGAAGTGGCTCCCAGTTATGTGTTTTTGGCGAGCCATGCCGACTCGTCCTACATCACAGGCCAGGTGCTGCATCCGAACGGTGGAGAGATCATCAACGGATGA
- the queC gene encoding 7-cyano-7-deazaguanine synthase QueC, producing the protein MKTLVLLSGGMDSVTALYWAAREHDVVGAVSFDYGSKHNANEIPMAAWHAQQLGIPHDVIELDFINRLFTSDLLQSGGDIPDGHYEEQSMKRTVVPFRNGIMLSIACGVAESREADALVIAAHSGDHAIYPDCREPFMLAMADAMKHGTYVGIKLLRPFIDADKTEIARRGNAMGIDYAMTWSCYKGGEIHCGQCGTCVERREAFQLADLADPTKYLDAGPLPVKPAA; encoded by the coding sequence ATGAAGACCTTGGTATTGCTCTCTGGTGGCATGGATTCCGTGACCGCCCTCTATTGGGCCGCTCGCGAACATGACGTGGTGGGTGCGGTGAGCTTCGATTATGGCTCGAAACACAATGCCAACGAAATCCCCATGGCTGCCTGGCATGCGCAGCAACTGGGCATCCCCCATGACGTCATTGAGCTGGACTTCATCAACCGTCTTTTTACGTCCGATCTATTGCAGAGCGGCGGCGACATTCCGGATGGGCATTATGAAGAACAAAGCATGAAGCGCACGGTGGTTCCCTTTCGTAATGGCATCATGCTTTCCATTGCGTGCGGCGTTGCGGAAAGTCGCGAGGCCGACGCGTTGGTGATTGCCGCTCATTCCGGCGATCACGCGATTTATCCCGACTGCCGTGAACCGTTCATGCTGGCCATGGCGGATGCAATGAAACACGGCACCTATGTGGGCATAAAGTTGCTGCGGCCATTCATTGATGCCGACAAAACCGAGATCGCGCGGCGCGGCAACGCCATGGGCATTGACTATGCGATGACCTGGAGTTGTTACAAAGGCGGCGAGATCCATTGCGGCCAGTGCGGGACCTGTGTTGAACGCCGCGAGGCTTTTCAGCTGGCCGATCTCGCCGATCCTACCAAGTATCTGGATGCCGGTCCTTTGCCGGTCAAACCGGCTGCCTAA
- a CDS encoding PQQ-dependent sugar dehydrogenase: protein MMILRSILIFLGLSLPLHAASNGAQLYEQHCALCHGVQGTGIPGVFPPLANADFLKSHREKSLRAPLEGLSEKITVNGVAYHGAMPPVLLGDEDLAAVFSYVFSSWGNQLPAPSVEEIRSLRAKTKHPTLDSLQASMVGQQLPTPPEGWDLRVAAELSFSPVRLAMHANGRQVLALSRQGDIWLWNPDQTHLTRLIEASSYLDPSLGSPSSMGLTVDREGRLYVTCNQRNEKTNPVSNEVTIFRSEPWSKEDDRSWQKFTPWLRASYPFGIGPYNHGLSHIAQGPDGMMYVTSGARTDGGESGDLPNYDQSGEHHLTATLWRLNPDETPPRIEIFARGLRNSYGFCWDNRGRLFATENGPDADPPEELNLIEEGRHYGFPYQYADWTNKPYPHSPDLPAGIEVTQPIRNSTDSLSTFEAHSCPSGIIWLDHTWPKPFADTLLTARFGNLLKREKDVGFDVVHIQPNESSNRSAKVTTLLAPLGRPIDLLVLPGHQILIAEYCRGVTFAAGIGTPGRLLILRPKSK, encoded by the coding sequence ATGATGATCCTTCGCTCCATTCTTATCTTCCTAGGGCTAAGTTTGCCGCTTCATGCGGCTTCGAACGGAGCCCAACTTTACGAGCAACACTGTGCTCTTTGTCACGGCGTGCAGGGCACCGGCATTCCCGGCGTGTTTCCGCCACTGGCCAACGCGGATTTTTTGAAGAGTCATCGCGAAAAGTCGCTGCGTGCTCCTCTGGAGGGATTGTCGGAAAAGATCACCGTCAATGGCGTTGCCTATCACGGTGCCATGCCGCCGGTGTTGCTCGGTGATGAGGATCTTGCGGCGGTGTTTTCATATGTCTTTTCCTCGTGGGGCAATCAGCTTCCGGCACCTTCTGTCGAAGAGATCCGAAGTCTGCGGGCGAAGACAAAACATCCGACGCTCGATTCTTTGCAGGCATCCATGGTGGGTCAACAGCTCCCCACACCGCCGGAAGGATGGGATTTGCGGGTTGCTGCGGAACTGAGCTTTTCGCCGGTGCGTCTTGCCATGCATGCCAATGGTCGGCAGGTGCTTGCACTTTCGCGACAAGGCGACATCTGGTTGTGGAATCCTGATCAAACTCACCTGACGCGATTGATCGAAGCGTCGAGTTATCTCGACCCATCGCTCGGCTCGCCATCGTCCATGGGATTAACGGTTGATCGCGAGGGCAGGCTTTATGTGACCTGCAATCAGCGCAATGAGAAGACCAATCCGGTCAGCAATGAGGTGACCATCTTTCGCAGTGAACCGTGGTCGAAGGAAGATGATCGTTCCTGGCAAAAGTTCACGCCCTGGCTTCGCGCGAGTTATCCTTTTGGCATCGGACCTTACAACCATGGGCTTTCGCACATCGCCCAAGGTCCGGACGGCATGATGTATGTCACCAGCGGTGCCCGCACGGATGGCGGCGAATCCGGTGATCTGCCGAATTACGATCAATCAGGCGAACATCATCTCACTGCGACTCTTTGGCGGCTCAATCCCGATGAGACACCCCCTCGAATCGAGATCTTTGCCCGTGGACTGCGCAACAGCTACGGTTTCTGTTGGGATAATCGGGGCCGCCTTTTTGCCACCGAAAACGGACCCGATGCCGACCCTCCTGAAGAACTCAACCTCATCGAAGAAGGCAGGCACTATGGCTTCCCGTATCAGTATGCCGACTGGACCAACAAGCCATATCCTCACAGCCCGGACCTGCCTGCGGGAATCGAAGTCACTCAACCCATCCGAAATTCTACCGACTCTCTTTCCACCTTCGAGGCGCATTCCTGTCCGTCGGGGATTATCTGGCTGGATCACACCTGGCCCAAACCCTTTGCCGATACTTTGTTGACGGCCCGTTTCGGCAATCTTCTCAAACGCGAAAAGGATGTGGGTTTTGACGTGGTTCACATTCAACCCAATGAGTCATCGAATCGCAGCGCCAAGGTCACCACCTTGCTGGCACCGCTTGGTCGGCCCATCGATCTTCTGGTGCTGCCTGGTCATCAAATCCTTATCGCGGAATACTGTCGCGGCGTCACCTTTGCTGCGGGAATTGGCACCCCGGGTCGATTGTTAATCCTGCGCCCGAAATCAAAGTAA
- a CDS encoding glycoside hydrolase family 71/99-like protein, whose product MSAFWIHLAAVLMGVGGGSVIALGGDVVDATSLRGKVLAGYQGWFRAPGDAQNVGWIHWSRDDKKITAETLSVEMWPDMAEYSVEEKFAAPGWTHRDGLQAYLFSSDHPKTVKRHFKWMRDYGIDGVWLQHFVVDLPGAPAESRYESRYESRLRVLQHVRDAAKATGRVWALTFDMTGIKAAKVVDLIIPEWKKLVDAGILKDGRYVHENGKPVVMLFGLYRQSTVNDMTTEVANQLIDFFQQPGPYQAFLGGAGEWHWRRNDDPAWQKVFRRLDAISPWNPGNYEVRADGEKRATTNYWAADKAECDAHDILWIPTVYPGFGWDNLKKQAQGKSGIPRRGGNFLWEQFHELSKLGADSAMVAMFDEVDEATAIFKVTNDPPVQASLGTYEGLPSDWYLRLVGEATRRLREKVQVPPQVPIEP is encoded by the coding sequence ATGAGCGCTTTTTGGATTCATCTCGCCGCCGTCTTGATGGGTGTGGGTGGCGGGTCAGTCATCGCTCTAGGCGGAGATGTCGTTGATGCGACTTCGCTTCGCGGCAAGGTGTTGGCGGGTTATCAGGGATGGTTTCGTGCGCCGGGGGATGCGCAGAATGTGGGGTGGATTCATTGGAGCCGCGATGATAAAAAGATCACCGCAGAAACGCTGTCGGTCGAGATGTGGCCGGACATGGCGGAATACTCGGTTGAAGAAAAATTCGCGGCACCAGGATGGACGCACCGGGATGGTTTGCAGGCATATCTGTTCAGTTCGGACCATCCCAAGACGGTGAAACGTCATTTTAAGTGGATGCGGGATTACGGCATCGACGGCGTGTGGTTGCAGCATTTTGTGGTGGACCTTCCCGGTGCTCCGGCGGAGTCCCGATATGAGTCCCGATATGAGTCGCGGTTGCGCGTGCTTCAACATGTCCGTGATGCTGCGAAAGCCACCGGTCGCGTGTGGGCACTGACTTTCGATATGACGGGCATCAAGGCGGCAAAGGTCGTTGATCTGATCATCCCTGAGTGGAAAAAACTCGTCGATGCAGGCATTTTGAAGGACGGACGGTATGTTCATGAAAACGGCAAACCGGTGGTGATGTTGTTTGGGCTTTACCGGCAATCAACCGTCAACGACATGACGACCGAGGTGGCGAATCAGTTGATCGATTTCTTCCAGCAGCCGGGTCCTTATCAAGCCTTTTTGGGCGGTGCTGGTGAGTGGCATTGGCGCCGCAATGACGATCCTGCATGGCAAAAAGTGTTCCGTCGTTTGGATGCGATTTCGCCTTGGAATCCCGGCAATTATGAAGTCCGGGCCGATGGTGAGAAGCGCGCCACCACCAACTATTGGGCGGCCGACAAGGCGGAATGCGATGCGCACGACATCCTGTGGATTCCGACCGTTTATCCCGGTTTTGGCTGGGACAATTTGAAGAAACAGGCGCAGGGGAAATCGGGAATTCCGCGTCGTGGTGGAAATTTTTTGTGGGAGCAGTTTCACGAGTTGTCGAAGCTCGGTGCTGATAGCGCCATGGTGGCGATGTTTGATGAAGTGGATGAAGCGACGGCGATTTTCAAGGTGACCAATGATCCACCCGTTCAGGCCAGTCTTGGAACTTATGAAGGTTTGCCGTCCGACTGGTATCTGCGGCTGGTGGGGGAAGCAACCAGACGGCTGCGGGAGAAAGTTCAGGTGCCACCGCAGGTTCCCATTGAGCCTTGA
- the accD gene encoding acetyl-CoA carboxylase, carboxyltransferase subunit beta, producing the protein MGFFKKRSLNELGEKKKDMPEGVWVKCPSCGESLYDQTLAKNMRVCTHCSYHFTLSAAERLETLVDEESFEEIDAALDSVNPLGFDNYLGKVKAYQAKTGLTEAVVTGRATIGGHRVVLAIMDFRFLGASMGSVVGEKITRAIETATTENRAVIVFSASGGARMHEGILSLMQMAKTCGALARHHDAKLPYISVLTHPTTGGVTASFATVGDLNLAEPKCMIGFAGPRVVKETTHSDLPPGFQTAEFLKDHGLIDMIVPRHEMQQTLARVLGYLLNGVSR; encoded by the coding sequence ATGGGATTCTTCAAAAAACGTTCTCTTAACGAGCTTGGCGAAAAGAAAAAGGACATGCCTGAGGGCGTCTGGGTCAAATGCCCTTCCTGCGGCGAAAGCCTTTACGATCAGACGCTGGCCAAAAACATGCGTGTCTGCACGCATTGCAGTTATCACTTCACGCTGAGCGCGGCCGAGCGGCTCGAAACTCTGGTGGATGAGGAGAGTTTTGAAGAAATCGATGCGGCGCTGGATTCGGTGAATCCGCTGGGTTTTGACAATTATTTGGGCAAGGTGAAGGCGTATCAGGCCAAAACCGGGCTGACGGAGGCCGTTGTCACCGGACGTGCGACGATTGGTGGCCACCGGGTGGTGTTGGCGATCATGGATTTCCGGTTCCTCGGCGCCAGCATGGGCAGTGTGGTGGGGGAGAAAATCACCCGCGCGATTGAAACGGCGACGACGGAGAATCGGGCGGTGATCGTTTTTTCGGCCTCAGGCGGTGCGCGGATGCACGAGGGGATTCTCAGCCTGATGCAGATGGCCAAAACTTGCGGTGCTCTGGCGCGTCATCACGATGCCAAGCTTCCTTACATTTCCGTGCTGACGCATCCGACGACGGGCGGGGTCACGGCGAGTTTTGCCACAGTGGGCGATCTCAACCTCGCCGAGCCGAAATGCATGATTGGCTTTGCGGGTCCACGGGTGGTGAAAGAGACGACGCACAGCGATCTTCCTCCGGGTTTCCAAACTGCAGAATTTCTCAAGGACCACGGGCTCATCGACATGATCGTGCCGCGTCATGAGATGCAGCAAACGCTCGCTCGGGTGCTCGGCTATTTGCTGAATGGCGTGAGCCGTTAG
- a CDS encoding ComF family protein yields MLRLPAAISRSASRLMDLVFPPHCEVCDQSLHGVREGAERWLCWTCWDSLPVLAPPYCKVCGEAFDGQITDEFQCGNCRERTFHFEFAVAAFQAQGALRHLVHRFKYQRELHLRGLLGRLASQVFRDARLRDLNAAEWVLVPVPLHALRQWYRGFNQSWELCRELSRISGIKTVNGLKRVKFTKAQAKLTRRARLENLGSSFALRQMERWRGVLKGKKVLLVDDVLTTGSTTNECAKVLRREGEVEKVVVISLARS; encoded by the coding sequence ATGCTTCGACTTCCCGCAGCAATCTCCAGGTCGGCTTCGAGGCTGATGGATCTGGTGTTTCCGCCGCATTGTGAGGTTTGCGATCAAAGTCTGCATGGGGTTCGCGAGGGGGCGGAACGGTGGCTTTGCTGGACGTGCTGGGACAGCTTGCCAGTGCTGGCACCTCCCTATTGCAAGGTTTGCGGGGAGGCTTTTGACGGGCAAATCACGGATGAATTCCAGTGTGGGAACTGTCGAGAGCGAACCTTCCATTTTGAGTTCGCGGTGGCGGCGTTTCAGGCGCAGGGGGCGTTGCGGCATCTCGTGCACCGGTTCAAATATCAGCGGGAGCTGCATTTGCGCGGGCTGCTGGGTCGGCTGGCTTCGCAGGTGTTTCGCGATGCGCGGTTGCGGGACTTGAATGCGGCGGAGTGGGTGCTGGTGCCGGTGCCATTGCATGCGTTGCGCCAGTGGTATCGGGGGTTCAATCAGTCGTGGGAGCTGTGCCGGGAGTTGTCGCGAATCAGCGGGATAAAGACGGTCAATGGGTTAAAACGGGTAAAATTCACCAAAGCGCAGGCGAAGTTGACCCGCAGGGCGCGGCTGGAGAATCTGGGCAGCAGTTTTGCGTTGCGTCAGATGGAACGCTGGCGCGGGGTGTTGAAGGGCAAAAAGGTGCTGCTGGTGGACGATGTGTTGACCACCGGTTCCACGACCAATGAGTGTGCAAAAGTGCTGCGTCGCGAAGGAGAGGTTGAAAAGGTGGTTGTGATCAGCCTCGCCCGCAGTTAG